AAGCGCTCTCGTCGCCCTCGGTCGCGTCGTCGTACTCCTCGCCGTCATCGTCCCGGCCGTCATCGAGGTCCCATCCGTCCGGGTCCTCCGGGTCGTAGTCGATGACCTCGCTGCTCCAGGAGGCCTGGGTCAGCTCGACCCCGGGCACCTCGCTGACCAGGTCGAACGGGTCGATCAGCGAGGCGAGGGCCTCCGCACCGTCTTCCCGTACCGCGGTCTCGGCATGCGTGCGCTCCTCGGCGGACTCGCCACCGGGCTCGCCGTACTCGGCCGCGAGGCTTTCCAGCGCCGTTCCGCTCAGGGCGTCGGCGTCCGTGATCTCCACCACCATTTCGACACGAACGCGAACGAATCGTGATGTCTCAGAAGTGCTCATGAGGTGGAGCGTAGGCCGACCGGCCGCCATGGCTTTCCCGCGACCCGCTGCGTTCACTAGCATCGGTGCAACAGGCCTGAGGGGACCCGGCATTCGGGGAGCCCTCTCCCTTACGGCTGCCCCAAGGGGGATCGATTCCGTGGCCATCACCCGCCGCCCGCTCCTGACCGCCACCGCTGCGGGAACGCTGCTGTGTGCCCTGTGGTTCGTCCCGTCCGCCAATGCGGGCGACGCGTCCACCGCGCCGGGCACGACCGGCCGCAACGCCACCACCACCGGCCCGGACCTGGGCTCCACCACACTCGCCGAGACCGGGACCGGGATCGACACGACGCCGTATCTCGTCGGCGGCATGACACTCCTGGGCATCGGAGCCGGCTTCGTCACCTACGCGGGCCGTCGCGGAGGTCCCCGGCCGGCCCTGTGAGCGGTACGCGGGAGCGGCCACCGGGTCCGCCCGGTGGCCGCTCCCGCGTGTGTACGGCCGTGGTCAGGCCAGCGGCCCCGTGACGGGCTCGACCGCCGCGACGAGCTTGCCCGAGCGGACGAAGGCGTCCGCCGCGGCCAGGTCCGGCGACAGGAAGCGGTCCGGTCCCGGGCCCTCGACGCCCGCCGCCCGCAGCGCCTCGATGGCGGCGAGCGAGGCGGGGGCCGGGGTCAGGCCCTGTGCGGCGCGCAGTTCGACGGCGCGGGTCGCCGCGTACAGCTCGACGGCGACGATCCGGGCGAGGTTGTCGACGGCGGTACGGAGCTTGCGCGCGGCCGACCAGCCCATCGAGACGTGGTCCTCCTGCATCGCGGAGGACGGGATCGAGTCGGCGGAGGCGGGGACGGCGAGCCGCTTCATCTCGCTGACCAGGGCGGCCTGGGTGTACTGGGCGATCATCAGGCCGGAGTCGACACCGGGGTCGTCGGCGAGGAACGGCGGCAGCCCGTGCGAACGGTTCTTGTCCAGCAGCCGGTCGGTGCGGCGCTCGGCGATCGAGCCGAGGTCGGCGGCGACGATCGCCAGGAAGTCCAGGACGTACGCGACCGGCGCCCCGTGGAAGTTGCCGTTGGACTCGACCCGTCCGTCGGGAAGCACCACCGGGTTGTCGACGGACGAGGCCAGCTCGCGGTCGGCGACGGTCGCGGCGTACGCGAGGGTGTCGCGGCCCGCGCCGTTGACCTGGGGCGCGCAGCGCACGGAGTAGGCGTCCTGGACGCGCGGCGCGTCGTCCTGGTGGTGACCGGTGAGACCCGAACCGGCCAGCACCCGCAGCATGTTGTCGGCGCTGGCGCCCTGGCCGGGGTGCGGGCGGATGGCGTGCAGCTCGGGGGCGAGGACCTTGTCCGTGCCGAGCAGGGCCTCCAGGGAGAGGGCCGCGGTGATGTCGGCCGAGGTGTAGAGGCTGCGCAGGTCGGCGAGGGCCATCACGAGCATGCCGAGCATGCCGTCGGTGCCGTTGAGGAGGGCGAGACCCTCCTTCTCGCGCAGCTCGACCGGGGTGATGCCGTGGGCGGCGAGGAGTTCACCGGCCGGGCGCACGGTCCCGTCGGGGCCCTCCGCGTCGCCTTCGCCCATCAGGGTCAGGGCGCAGTGCGAGAGCGGTGCCAGGTCACCTGAGCAGCCGAGGGAACCGTACTCGTGAACGACGGGTGTGATTCCGGCGTTGAGTACGTCCGCCATGGTCTGCGCGACCTCGGGGCGGACGCCCGTGTGGCCGGAGGCGACCGTCTTCAGCCGCAGGAACATCAGCGCCCTGACGACCTCGCGCTCGACCCGCGGGCCCATGCCGGCGGCGTGCGAACGGACGATGTTGCGCTGGAGCTGCGCGCGGAGCTCCGGGCTGATGTGGCGGCTGGCGAGCGCGCCGAATCCGGTGGAGACGCCGTAGACCGGCTCGGGCTTGGCGGCGAGCGCGTCCACGATCTCGCGGGCGGCGGCCAGGGCGCTCACCGCGGCCGCGGAGAGCTCGACACGGGCGTTGCCGCGGGCCACGGCGATGACGTCCTGAGCGGTGGTGCCGGACGTCCCCACCACGACTGTATGCATATCCATATTCAGAAGCGTACGGATTGAAACCCTTCATGTCACTAGTGGTCCTCGGGTTGACCCCTTACCGGATCCATCGCCTCGGGGACGGCCCCGCGCAGCCGGCGGCGGTCGTGGGCGGATTTCGGCGGGGAGTCCGCCAGCCGGATGACCTCGCCGTCCCTCCCCGCCACCACGGGCTTCCCGGAACGGGCCGCCTTCGCCCGGTACTGGGCCGCGTCCGCGAGCCGGAAGAGCCGCCGAGCGGAGACCACCGGACCGATCGGATCCCCCGTGGACGCGATCCCGCAGGCGACCCCGTTGCCGAACTCCAGCTCGGCGGCCCGCTCGCAGAGTTCCGTGGCCACCGCGATCACCTCGTCCGCCTCGGGACCCAGGGCCAGCAGACAGAACTCGTCCCCGCCGAGCCGGGCCGCCAGCGCCCCCGGCAGCATGGCCCCGCACCGGGACAGCACAGAGCCGAAACGTTCCAGCAGGCGGTCACCGACGGCATGCCCATGCGTGTCGTTGACCCATTTGAGGCCGTTGAGATCGCAGACGACCAGGCTCACCACCGAACCGTCCTCCCGGTGCCGCTCCACCGCCTCGTCCAGCCGCATGTCGACGGCCCTCCGGTTGGCGAGGCCGGTCAGCGGATCGGTGAAGGCGAGCTTGCGCACCTCCTCCAGGCGCTCCGTCTGGGAGATCCCGGCGGCCACGACGGCGGCCAGCACGGTGGCGAAGTCCGCGTCCCGGCGGCCGAACACCGGCTCCCCCACCCGTCGCGCCACATAGAGCTCGCCCCAGGCCCGCCCGTGCAGCACGATCGGCGCGACCACACAGCAGCCGCGCCCGCGCCGGCGCAGCGCCGCCACCCGCTGATGGCAGTAGCCGTGCCCGTAACCGTGCGCACCCGCCACGCCCGCACCCCCGGGCTCCGGCTCCACCGGCCCGTCGGCGGTCTCCACCCAGGCGTCCGGCTCACCGCCCCCGGCCCACCGCTCATGGAGGAACTCGGTGATCTCCGGGAACTGATGCACCGGGTACGTCTCCGCGTCGGGGAACTCCTCCTCCCCCTCGGCCCGCTCGCCCGCGTTGACCAGGACCCGCAGCCGCCCGCGTCCGCGCTCCCAGACCGACAACGCGGCGAAGCTGCCGCCCAATGCCTCGCACGCCCCCAGCGCGGCCGCTCGCCAGCACCCCCGCGGGGTGTGCGCCGCCGCCATCGCCTGCGCAAGCGAAACCACGGCCCGCAGCCGTGCATCGTCACCACCCATTGCACCAGCTTATGTAGTTTTGTGGTGATTTGATCAGTTTGCGGATCGGGTCATGTGCGGTGCGTCGCGAGTCGGGCACAAAGGGTCATGGCCGTCTCAC
This genomic interval from Streptomyces sp. NBC_00464 contains the following:
- the hutH gene encoding histidine ammonia-lyase, which produces MDMHTVVVGTSGTTAQDVIAVARGNARVELSAAAVSALAAAREIVDALAAKPEPVYGVSTGFGALASRHISPELRAQLQRNIVRSHAAGMGPRVEREVVRALMFLRLKTVASGHTGVRPEVAQTMADVLNAGITPVVHEYGSLGCSGDLAPLSHCALTLMGEGDAEGPDGTVRPAGELLAAHGITPVELREKEGLALLNGTDGMLGMLVMALADLRSLYTSADITAALSLEALLGTDKVLAPELHAIRPHPGQGASADNMLRVLAGSGLTGHHQDDAPRVQDAYSVRCAPQVNGAGRDTLAYAATVADRELASSVDNPVVLPDGRVESNGNFHGAPVAYVLDFLAIVAADLGSIAERRTDRLLDKNRSHGLPPFLADDPGVDSGLMIAQYTQAALVSEMKRLAVPASADSIPSSAMQEDHVSMGWSAARKLRTAVDNLARIVAVELYAATRAVELRAAQGLTPAPASLAAIEALRAAGVEGPGPDRFLSPDLAAADAFVRSGKLVAAVEPVTGPLA
- a CDS encoding GGDEF domain-containing protein; its protein translation is MGGDDARLRAVVSLAQAMAAAHTPRGCWRAAALGACEALGGSFAALSVWERGRGRLRVLVNAGERAEGEEEFPDAETYPVHQFPEITEFLHERWAGGGEPDAWVETADGPVEPEPGGAGVAGAHGYGHGYCHQRVAALRRRGRGCCVVAPIVLHGRAWGELYVARRVGEPVFGRRDADFATVLAAVVAAGISQTERLEEVRKLAFTDPLTGLANRRAVDMRLDEAVERHREDGSVVSLVVCDLNGLKWVNDTHGHAVGDRLLERFGSVLSRCGAMLPGALAARLGGDEFCLLALGPEADEVIAVATELCERAAELEFGNGVACGIASTGDPIGPVVSARRLFRLADAAQYRAKAARSGKPVVAGRDGEVIRLADSPPKSAHDRRRLRGAVPEAMDPVRGQPEDH